In Anaerolineales bacterium, one DNA window encodes the following:
- a CDS encoding sugar ABC transporter permease — MAPRSVPNIMRQGRFAPWLYLLPALLIMTFFIVYPMINTISLSLKNKDGTASAATTCVAGNPCWGIFENYRYALTSEFDTRSVSTFWSSFWLSSYGNTLKWIVLMVSGTVGLGLAFAVMADRVKYEALAKSIIFMPMAVSFVGAGIIWKFVYDYGTQQVQIGLLNALVTSLGGQPIAYMSTLQVNTVALIVVGVWIWTGFCMTILSASLKSVPDEIIEAARMDGANEWSIFWKIMVPIIMPTIVVVITTMVINVLKLFDIVYVMTGGNFSTDVIANRMYTEMYKNFNVGRGTAIAVILVIAIIPFIYLNVRRFIAQEETR; from the coding sequence ATGGCTCCACGTTCTGTCCCCAACATCATGAGGCAGGGCAGGTTTGCGCCCTGGTTATATCTCCTGCCTGCGTTGTTGATCATGACCTTTTTTATCGTCTACCCGATGATCAACACGATCTCATTGAGTTTGAAAAATAAGGATGGTACGGCCTCAGCCGCCACGACCTGCGTGGCTGGCAATCCATGTTGGGGCATCTTCGAAAACTATCGCTATGCCTTGACGTCAGAGTTCGATACCCGCTCGGTTTCCACATTTTGGTCATCCTTTTGGCTGTCGTCCTACGGAAACACGCTCAAGTGGATCGTCCTGATGGTGAGCGGAACCGTCGGCCTGGGTCTGGCTTTTGCGGTGATGGCAGACCGGGTCAAGTATGAGGCGCTTGCAAAATCCATCATCTTTATGCCGATGGCAGTCTCCTTTGTCGGCGCCGGCATCATCTGGAAATTCGTATATGACTATGGAACCCAGCAGGTGCAGATCGGTCTGCTCAACGCCCTTGTCACCTCGCTGGGCGGGCAACCCATCGCATATATGTCCACACTGCAAGTCAATACCGTTGCATTGATCGTCGTAGGCGTTTGGATCTGGACGGGTTTCTGCATGACCATCCTTTCCGCATCCCTTAAGTCAGTGCCCGATGAGATCATCGAAGCCGCACGCATGGATGGCGCCAATGAATGGTCAATATTCTGGAAGATCATGGTTCCAATTATCATGCCGACCATTGTCGTTGTCATTACCACAATGGTCATCAACGTGCTCAAGTTGTTCGATATCGTGTACGTGATGACCGGCGGCAACTTCAGCACCGATGTGATCGCCAATCGCATGTACACGGAAATGTACAAAAACTTCAACGTCGGGCGCGGTA
- a CDS encoding ABC transporter substrate-binding protein: protein MKKVIWQTLALFVVTAMLLAACGGGAAPEGPAAVSAEMCMDAQPGDEVSMLYQWSGQEEERLNQILQPLVDTCGIVLAPESTRDQALLDTRVQAGTPPDIAFWQVTQLVQYQNQLKTMDSLGANRDNYSDFFIEPMTIDGKWLGLPVKADIKSIIWYSPANFEALGYSVPSTWDELDALVEQMVADGNVPWSMGLESGDATGWTGSDFLQDIMLVQQGPDYVNGIIDGSIPYDDAGVAQAYETYGKWAMDPAYTVGGAQGTLSTAFLAAIYKPFSDPPEAMMVKQSGFAGGEVQKQFPDLVYGTDYDFFPVPGAQGLQGAVEPMMAFSDKPAVKAIVAYLSSDVGGANWAIAGFDLSPNKGATGNYTDAALIKKGEALANTQGFTPDIGDTIPGGFGSAEWTAIVDFLNGGDLASALAAAAAVQAEALK from the coding sequence ATGAAAAAAGTTATTTGGCAAACTCTTGCCTTGTTCGTCGTGACAGCCATGCTGCTGGCTGCATGCGGAGGCGGCGCTGCCCCTGAAGGACCCGCGGCGGTTTCCGCTGAAATGTGCATGGATGCACAGCCCGGCGACGAGGTCAGCATGCTTTATCAATGGTCTGGACAGGAAGAGGAACGCCTCAACCAGATCCTTCAGCCGCTTGTGGATACCTGCGGTATCGTGCTTGCCCCCGAATCCACACGTGACCAGGCACTGCTCGATACACGCGTCCAGGCTGGGACCCCGCCGGATATCGCCTTCTGGCAGGTCACCCAGCTGGTGCAATACCAAAATCAATTGAAGACGATGGACAGTCTCGGAGCGAATCGCGATAACTATAGTGATTTCTTCATCGAGCCGATGACGATTGACGGAAAGTGGCTTGGCCTGCCGGTCAAAGCTGACATCAAGTCCATCATCTGGTACAGCCCGGCAAACTTTGAAGCCCTGGGTTACTCGGTACCCTCGACTTGGGATGAACTGGATGCCCTCGTTGAGCAAATGGTTGCCGATGGAAATGTCCCGTGGTCCATGGGACTCGAATCCGGCGATGCCACTGGCTGGACCGGCTCGGACTTCCTGCAGGATATCATGCTTGTTCAACAAGGTCCTGATTATGTGAATGGGATCATTGATGGCAGCATCCCCTACGATGATGCAGGCGTCGCGCAGGCGTACGAAACATACGGCAAGTGGGCAATGGATCCCGCCTATACCGTTGGCGGCGCTCAGGGAACGCTCTCCACCGCATTCCTGGCAGCCATTTACAAGCCGTTCTCCGATCCGCCGGAAGCCATGATGGTGAAACAGTCCGGTTTTGCAGGCGGCGAGGTCCAGAAGCAATTCCCGGATCTTGTCTATGGCACAGACTATGACTTCTTCCCTGTGCCGGGCGCGCAGGGCCTGCAGGGCGCTGTAGAACCGATGATGGCTTTCTCTGATAAGCCGGCTGTCAAAGCAATCGTTGCCTATCTATCGTCCGATGTGGGCGGGGCAAATTGGGCAATAGCCGGATTTGACCTGTCGCCGAACAAAGGCGCAACTGGCAATTACACCGACGCGGCACTGATAAAGAAAGGTGAAGCACTTGCCAATACGCAGGGATTCACACCCGATATTGGCGATACGATCCCCGGCGGTTTTGGCAGCGCTGAATGGACGGCGATCGTGGACTTCCTCAACGGAGGCGACCTCGCGAGCGCATTGGCAGCAGCTGCCGCGGTCCAGGCAGAAGCGTTGAAGTAA
- a CDS encoding LacI family DNA-binding transcriptional regulator codes for MASAKKSPTIYDVAKKSGVSISTISRVLNAPDKVNPETHKRVMEAIDGLGFVPRADARARALQNTDRIGVLTPFFTAPSFVQRLRGVASALSKANYELVIYPVDSMDHLQGYISSIPLMRNIDGLIIMSLSIGDQDAQRLSNSGMETVLIEYSHPQLNSILIDDTNGGRLAAQHLIKKGYKTFAFLGDIEPPERFAIHPIKSRLTGFKHALQEAGFSLAKTYIRSAPYTPLETRQAALELLSLPKPPASIFAASDFQAISIMKVARQLGRRIPDDLALVGFDDIDVAEHVDLTTIRQHLDESGRLAAEILLSRIGEFDRPLQHINLPLKIIERLTT; via the coding sequence ATGGCATCCGCAAAGAAATCCCCCACGATCTATGATGTGGCAAAAAAATCCGGCGTGAGCATTTCAACCATTTCGCGTGTATTGAACGCGCCGGACAAAGTAAATCCTGAAACACATAAACGGGTGATGGAAGCCATAGACGGGCTTGGGTTCGTGCCGCGTGCAGACGCGCGCGCGCGCGCCTTACAGAATACAGACCGAATCGGCGTTCTGACACCGTTCTTTACCGCCCCTTCATTTGTCCAGCGTCTCCGAGGAGTCGCGTCCGCTTTATCGAAAGCCAACTATGAACTGGTCATCTATCCCGTAGACTCGATGGATCACCTGCAAGGGTATATCTCATCCATCCCATTGATGAGGAACATTGACGGGCTGATCATTATGTCCCTGTCCATCGGAGACCAGGACGCGCAGCGTCTCTCCAACAGCGGGATGGAGACCGTTCTGATCGAGTATTCGCATCCGCAGCTGAACAGCATCTTAATTGATGATACAAACGGCGGGCGGCTGGCCGCGCAACATCTTATCAAAAAGGGATACAAAACATTTGCGTTTCTGGGGGATATCGAACCGCCTGAACGATTTGCGATACATCCCATTAAATCGCGTTTGACGGGATTTAAACATGCCTTACAAGAGGCAGGCTTTTCACTCGCAAAAACATATATCCGCTCGGCTCCCTACACCCCATTGGAAACGCGGCAGGCAGCCCTTGAATTGCTCAGTCTGCCCAAACCACCCGCTTCAATCTTTGCCGCATCAGATTTTCAGGCAATCAGCATCATGAAAGTGGCAAGACAACTGGGCAGGAGAATTCCGGACGATCTGGCCCTTGTCGGTTTTGACGATATTGACGTGGCTGAACATGTGGACTTGACGACCATCCGCCAGCATCTCGACGAATCGGGCAGACTGGCGGCTGAGATTTTGCTTTCCCGCATCGGCGAATTCGACCGTCCGTTGCAGCACATCAACCTTCCCTTAAAAATAATCGAACGCTTAACCACTTAA